From one Solea solea chromosome 15, fSolSol10.1, whole genome shotgun sequence genomic stretch:
- the LOC131473910 gene encoding zinc finger protein ZFP2-like isoform X1, translated as MMKQDCVREDRRPLEDCSTDVQHLLLIKEEMMTSLDQEEPESPHIKEEQEALWTNQEVHGNKFSLSIVHVKTEDDEDEPKSSQLHQSQPEDSREAEPPDTDSEQPIKIEAEGDDHLHFDKEDNKTSDSCETEDSEDYEKETRAPDQRQLHRHKRRVSTGEKPFVCHFCGKTFSKKSNLMRHVMIHTGEKPYHCDVCGKKFTLKFILRRHMRVHTEEKPCHCDVCGETFTQSSFLKTHARVHTGERPNACDICGKRFTKMSTLKRHMLVHTGEKPHGCETCGKRFTEMSDLKRHILVHSEEKPCSCDVCGKRFTLKWNLKKHMMVHAEEKPYHCDVCGERFSQKSLLNKHKRVHIAEKPCVCELCGKRFTYKSFLKKHMRVHTGEKPCSCDVCGKRFAKNSDVTRHMAVHAGEELFGCDFCEERFTSRLDVKRHTFVHTRENLCSCDVCGERFTQRSSLATHMKVHTGEKPCSCNVCGKRFIRNSDVKRHMVVHTGEKPFSCDVCGKHFALKFNLKIHMNVHSGGKQVK; from the exons ATGATGAAGCAGGATTGTGTGCGTGAAGACAGACGCCCCCTAGAGGACTGCTCTACAG ACGTCCAACATCTGCTGCTGATCAAAGAAGAGATGATGACCAGTCTAGATCAGGAGGAGCCAGAGAGTCCTCACATCAAAGAGGAACAGGAAGCACTCTGGACCAATCAGGAAGTCCATGGCAACAAGTTCTCGCTCTCTATTGTCCACGTGAAGACGGAGGACGATGAGGACGAACCTAAGTCCTCACAGCTTCATCAAAGTCAACCTGAGGACAGCAGAGAGGCGGAGCCTCCAGACACTGACTCAGAGCAACCAATAAAAATAGAAGCTGAAGGAGATGATCATCTTCACTTCGATAAAGAAGACAACAAGACTTCAGACTCGTGTGAGACTGAAGACAGTGAGGATTATGAGAAGGAGACCAGAGCTCCTGACCAACGTCAGCTTCACAGACACAAACGGAGAGTTTCtacaggagagaaaccgtttGTCTGCCATTTCTGTGGGAAAACATTCTCAAAGAAGTCTAATCTTATGAGACACGTGATGattcacacaggagagaaaccgtatcactgtgatgtttgtgggaaAAAGTTCACACTGAAGTTTATTCTTAGAAGACACATGAGAGTCCACACAGAAGAGAAACCATGTCACTGTGACGTTTGTGGGGAAACATTTACACAAAGCAGTTTTCTTAAGACACATGCCAGAGTTCATACAGGAGAGAGACCGAATGCTTGTGATATCTGCGGGAAAAGATTTACAAAGATGTCCACGCTGAAGAGACACATGTTGGTCCACACTGGAGAGAAACCACATGGCTGTGAAACCTGTGGGAAGAGATTTACAGAAATGAGTGATCTTAAGCGACACATTTTGGTCCATTCTGAAGAGAAACCCTGTAGTTGTGATGTGTGTGGGAAAAGATTTACACTGAAGTGGAATCTTAAGAAACACATGATGGTCCATGCAGAAGAGAAACCGTAtcactgtgatgtttgtgggGAAAGATTTTCACAGAAGTCTCttctaaacaaacacaagagagTCCACATCGCAGAGAAGCCATGTGTCTGTGAACTCTGTGGGAAAAGATTTACATATAAAAGTTTTCTTAAAAAGCACATGAGAGTtcacacgggagagaaaccGTGCAGCTGCGACGTTTGTGGGAAAAGATTTGCGAAGAACAGCGACGTTACGAGACACATGGCTGTCCACGCAGGAGAGGAACTCTTCGGATGTGATTTTTGTGAGGAAAGATTCACCAGCAGGTTGGACGTAAAGAGACACACGTTCGTCCACACGAGAGAGAATCTGTGCAGCTGTGACGTCTGTGGGGAACGATTCACACAGAGGAGTTCTCTGGCTACACATATGAAGGTTCACACGGGGGAGAAACCGTGCAGCTGCAACGTCTGCGGGAAAAGATTCATCAGGAACAGCGACGTGAAGAGACACATGGTGGTTCAtacaggagagaaaccgttcAGCTGTGACGTGTGTGGGAAACACTTTGCCCTCAAGTTTAACCTGAAAATACACATGAACGTTCATTCAGGGGGAAAACAGGTGAAGTGA
- the LOC131473910 gene encoding zinc finger protein 235-like isoform X2 — MMTSLDQEEPESPHIKEEQEALWTNQEVHGNKFSLSIVHVKTEDDEDEPKSSQLHQSQPEDSREAEPPDTDSEQPIKIEAEGDDHLHFDKEDNKTSDSCETEDSEDYEKETRAPDQRQLHRHKRRVSTGEKPFVCHFCGKTFSKKSNLMRHVMIHTGEKPYHCDVCGKKFTLKFILRRHMRVHTEEKPCHCDVCGETFTQSSFLKTHARVHTGERPNACDICGKRFTKMSTLKRHMLVHTGEKPHGCETCGKRFTEMSDLKRHILVHSEEKPCSCDVCGKRFTLKWNLKKHMMVHAEEKPYHCDVCGERFSQKSLLNKHKRVHIAEKPCVCELCGKRFTYKSFLKKHMRVHTGEKPCSCDVCGKRFAKNSDVTRHMAVHAGEELFGCDFCEERFTSRLDVKRHTFVHTRENLCSCDVCGERFTQRSSLATHMKVHTGEKPCSCNVCGKRFIRNSDVKRHMVVHTGEKPFSCDVCGKHFALKFNLKIHMNVHSGGKQVK; from the coding sequence ATGATGACCAGTCTAGATCAGGAGGAGCCAGAGAGTCCTCACATCAAAGAGGAACAGGAAGCACTCTGGACCAATCAGGAAGTCCATGGCAACAAGTTCTCGCTCTCTATTGTCCACGTGAAGACGGAGGACGATGAGGACGAACCTAAGTCCTCACAGCTTCATCAAAGTCAACCTGAGGACAGCAGAGAGGCGGAGCCTCCAGACACTGACTCAGAGCAACCAATAAAAATAGAAGCTGAAGGAGATGATCATCTTCACTTCGATAAAGAAGACAACAAGACTTCAGACTCGTGTGAGACTGAAGACAGTGAGGATTATGAGAAGGAGACCAGAGCTCCTGACCAACGTCAGCTTCACAGACACAAACGGAGAGTTTCtacaggagagaaaccgtttGTCTGCCATTTCTGTGGGAAAACATTCTCAAAGAAGTCTAATCTTATGAGACACGTGATGattcacacaggagagaaaccgtatcactgtgatgtttgtgggaaAAAGTTCACACTGAAGTTTATTCTTAGAAGACACATGAGAGTCCACACAGAAGAGAAACCATGTCACTGTGACGTTTGTGGGGAAACATTTACACAAAGCAGTTTTCTTAAGACACATGCCAGAGTTCATACAGGAGAGAGACCGAATGCTTGTGATATCTGCGGGAAAAGATTTACAAAGATGTCCACGCTGAAGAGACACATGTTGGTCCACACTGGAGAGAAACCACATGGCTGTGAAACCTGTGGGAAGAGATTTACAGAAATGAGTGATCTTAAGCGACACATTTTGGTCCATTCTGAAGAGAAACCCTGTAGTTGTGATGTGTGTGGGAAAAGATTTACACTGAAGTGGAATCTTAAGAAACACATGATGGTCCATGCAGAAGAGAAACCGTAtcactgtgatgtttgtgggGAAAGATTTTCACAGAAGTCTCttctaaacaaacacaagagagTCCACATCGCAGAGAAGCCATGTGTCTGTGAACTCTGTGGGAAAAGATTTACATATAAAAGTTTTCTTAAAAAGCACATGAGAGTtcacacgggagagaaaccGTGCAGCTGCGACGTTTGTGGGAAAAGATTTGCGAAGAACAGCGACGTTACGAGACACATGGCTGTCCACGCAGGAGAGGAACTCTTCGGATGTGATTTTTGTGAGGAAAGATTCACCAGCAGGTTGGACGTAAAGAGACACACGTTCGTCCACACGAGAGAGAATCTGTGCAGCTGTGACGTCTGTGGGGAACGATTCACACAGAGGAGTTCTCTGGCTACACATATGAAGGTTCACACGGGGGAGAAACCGTGCAGCTGCAACGTCTGCGGGAAAAGATTCATCAGGAACAGCGACGTGAAGAGACACATGGTGGTTCAtacaggagagaaaccgttcAGCTGTGACGTGTGTGGGAAACACTTTGCCCTCAAGTTTAACCTGAAAATACACATGAACGTTCATTCAGGGGGAAAACAGGTGAAGTGA